A window of the Bradyrhizobium ottawaense genome harbors these coding sequences:
- a CDS encoding glutaminase, with the protein MASLERLYNLPALEMTQSLVQDPHRRSKSNSDGKNFQAYPALARVASGLFGVFVIGASRRICCAGDVDYEFTIMSVSKPFLFALICGTIGLKEARAKLGANATGLSFNSLARIAANPLLPKEIQAQVDLGDITCGSNDQLRSVMEKTTATSQQVQEALRVNTEAQLRALKIGLLFMAGLQLLAVIRPTSLRTTFQERS; encoded by the coding sequence ATGGCGTCGCTGGAACGGCTTTACAATTTGCCTGCCCTTGAGATGACGCAGTCGCTCGTGCAAGACCCGCACCGCCGCTCTAAATCGAATAGTGACGGCAAAAACTTCCAAGCCTACCCGGCGCTCGCCCGAGTCGCGAGCGGGCTGTTCGGTGTCTTTGTCATCGGAGCCAGTAGACGCATCTGCTGTGCCGGAGACGTAGACTACGAATTCACTATCATGAGCGTGTCGAAGCCGTTCCTGTTTGCGCTGATCTGCGGGACGATCGGCCTCAAGGAAGCGCGAGCGAAACTCGGCGCGAACGCCACCGGACTTTCATTTAACTCACTTGCCAGGATCGCCGCGAATCCGTTGCTGCCGAAGGAAATCCAGGCGCAGGTCGATCTCGGCGACATCACTTGCGGCAGCAACGACCAGTTGCGGAGCGTGATGGAGAAGACGACCGCCACGTCCCAGCAGGTCCAGGAAGCACTGCGCGTGAATACTGAGGCGCAACTGCGTGCGCTGAAGATCGGACTGTTGTTCATGGCAGGTCTCCAGCTGCTGGCGGTAATCCGGCCGACCAGCCTTCGAACTACCTTCCAGGAGCGATCCTAA
- a CDS encoding transposase translates to MRRHQAKEIVAKLRNVEGLVASGRRISECVREIGVTEVTYYRWRNRYGGLESDLAEYLTELESEITRLRRQVSDLTLEKLILVEATTEALNPELRATYVLRAKAAFGISERRACQALGQHRSTQRKIRARLSLEAPPATQCHSADVSSLSTNPPDRRPMPRDSTRRGAQDSAQASVPTPIQASARPPVQ, encoded by the coding sequence ATGAGAAGACATCAGGCCAAGGAAATCGTTGCAAAGCTGAGAAATGTCGAAGGATTGGTCGCCAGTGGCAGACGGATTTCGGAGTGTGTGCGGGAAATCGGCGTAACCGAAGTAACTTACTATCGGTGGCGAAATAGGTACGGAGGCCTCGAGAGCGATCTGGCCGAGTATTTGACCGAGCTTGAATCCGAGATCACCCGGCTGCGCCGGCAGGTATCGGATCTGACACTGGAAAAACTCATCTTGGTGGAGGCGACGACGGAGGCTCTCAACCCGGAGCTTCGTGCGACCTACGTGCTTCGCGCCAAGGCAGCGTTTGGTATCTCCGAAAGGCGCGCCTGCCAGGCGCTGGGGCAACATCGATCGACTCAACGCAAGATACGGGCGCGCCTCTCGTTGGAAGCGCCACCGGCGACCCAATGCCATTCGGCAGATGTGAGTTCGCTCTCCACGAACCCGCCCGATCGTCGGCCGATGCCGCGGGACAGCACGAGGCGTGGCGCCCAGGACTCCGCGCAGGCGAGCGTGCCTACACCGATCCAGGCTTCGGCACGTCCACCCGTGCAATAA
- a CDS encoding Bax inhibitor-1/YccA family protein produces MSNDDRSAAIPVDQTFTVDAGLRAHMLRVYNYMATGVGLTGLVAMLTYQFTGPELLQSPLMWAFMLAPFALVFFIGARINKLSAETARLLFFVYAALVGLSLSTIFHVYTGASITRVFFISAATFGALSIWGYATRRDLSGFGVFLFMGVIGIVIASLVNLFLRSAGLDWIISIVGVGVFAGLTAYDTQRIKGVYDSNDDATSAGRKAVIGALSLYLNFINLFMMLLRLAGNRR; encoded by the coding sequence ATGTCGAATGACGATCGCAGCGCTGCCATCCCAGTCGATCAGACGTTCACAGTTGATGCGGGCCTGCGCGCCCACATGCTACGCGTATATAACTACATGGCCACTGGCGTTGGCCTAACCGGCCTCGTCGCGATGCTGACCTATCAGTTCACCGGTCCCGAGCTGCTGCAGAGTCCGCTGATGTGGGCCTTCATGTTGGCGCCGTTTGCGCTGGTGTTCTTTATAGGCGCTCGCATCAACAAACTGTCGGCGGAAACGGCGCGACTGCTATTCTTCGTCTATGCGGCGTTGGTGGGATTGTCGCTTTCGACAATCTTCCACGTCTATACCGGCGCCTCCATCACACGCGTGTTCTTCATTTCAGCCGCGACCTTTGGGGCACTCAGCATCTGGGGTTACGCGACCCGGCGCGACCTGTCGGGATTCGGCGTGTTCCTGTTTATGGGCGTGATCGGCATTGTGATCGCAAGCTTGGTCAACCTGTTTCTGAGGTCCGCCGGGCTCGACTGGATCATCTCCATCGTTGGCGTTGGTGTCTTTGCGGGCCTTACGGCCTACGACACCCAGCGGATCAAGGGGGTGTACGACAGCAACGACGATGCCACTTCCGCGGGCCGCAAGGCCGTGATCGGAGCGCTATCGTTGTATCTCAACTTCATCAACTTGTTCATGATGCTGCTGCGGCTGGCGGGCAACCGGCGCTAG
- a CDS encoding TerB family tellurite resistance protein, giving the protein MKVRGAAGGIGPAGQKIAQMMFKSLKTFFSTLVEHERQSPTVSKLQLATAALLTRVATVHIELSQARRAKLHAVLSSHFDLDDRATAMLLEESAAVNRTAVDLYGFTRQLNQLLNDESRRGLVRMMWEVVYADGRVNELEHNIIWRVADLLGVTTRQRVELRQQIAPDRVALLAGIASRHFHQGVAAPVVTKSR; this is encoded by the coding sequence GTGAAGGTTCGAGGCGCTGCCGGCGGCATCGGCCCGGCCGGCCAGAAGATTGCCCAGATGATGTTCAAATCTCTCAAGACGTTCTTTTCGACTCTCGTCGAGCATGAACGGCAGTCGCCCACGGTCAGTAAGCTCCAGCTTGCGACCGCAGCATTGCTCACGCGTGTAGCGACCGTTCACATCGAACTGTCGCAGGCGAGGCGGGCGAAACTTCACGCTGTTCTCAGCTCGCATTTTGATCTGGACGACCGGGCCACCGCGATGCTGCTGGAGGAATCTGCTGCGGTCAACCGGACCGCCGTCGATCTCTACGGTTTCACCCGCCAGCTCAATCAGCTTCTGAACGACGAAAGTCGCCGCGGGCTCGTTCGGATGATGTGGGAAGTTGTGTACGCCGACGGTAGAGTGAATGAACTCGAGCACAACATCATCTGGCGTGTCGCCGATCTGCTGGGGGTGACCACGCGACAGCGGGTGGAGCTTCGCCAGCAGATTGCGCCCGACCGCGTTGCCTTGCTCGCTGGAATTGCCAGCCGGCATTTTCACCAGGGCGTTGCCGCTCCGGTGGTGACAAAAAGCCGCTGA
- a CDS encoding Lnb N-terminal periplasmic domain-containing protein, protein MSSLRSFLFRPLGWLVAIIVSLCWAMPIVWATLAIYYSNLPWGGMRLALAAAFAAFTIWAIWFSRRRRMSAMAIVLFLGVVAWWISIQPSHDRNWRPEVAVMPRAIIDGDRVRLTGVRNFDYRTRNDFTVRYEDREVLLSHLIALDFYISYFTEGPIGHTFVSFIFDNAPPLSISIETRPEVGEGFAPVASLFKQFELIYVVGDERDLVRVRTNYRGEPAYLYRLNTSTDDVRRLFLVYLGRINQLADRPEFYNLLANSCTINIVRYANAVGRSGGFDIRHLFNGLVDGYLYYSGRMDTTLPFDELRRRSRINEAALAADGAADFSERIRASLPTISR, encoded by the coding sequence ATGAGTTCGCTTCGCAGCTTCCTGTTCAGGCCCCTCGGCTGGCTGGTTGCGATCATCGTGTCTCTGTGCTGGGCCATGCCGATCGTGTGGGCTACGCTGGCCATCTACTATTCGAACCTGCCATGGGGCGGGATGCGTTTGGCGTTGGCGGCAGCCTTTGCGGCGTTCACAATATGGGCCATCTGGTTCTCGCGTCGGCGACGCATGTCCGCGATGGCGATCGTGTTGTTTCTCGGCGTGGTCGCATGGTGGATTTCCATCCAACCCTCACATGATCGCAACTGGCGACCAGAAGTCGCGGTGATGCCGCGAGCCATCATCGACGGCGACCGCGTGCGCCTCACCGGTGTCCGCAACTTCGACTACCGTACCCGGAATGATTTCACGGTCCGCTATGAGGACCGGGAGGTGTTGTTGTCGCACTTGATCGCCCTCGACTTCTATATATCCTACTTCACTGAAGGGCCGATCGGGCATACGTTCGTGAGCTTCATTTTCGACAATGCGCCGCCGTTGAGTATCTCCATCGAAACCCGGCCGGAGGTCGGCGAGGGTTTCGCGCCTGTCGCCTCGCTGTTCAAGCAATTCGAGTTGATCTACGTGGTAGGCGACGAGCGCGACCTCGTGCGGGTGCGCACCAACTACCGAGGGGAGCCCGCGTACCTCTATCGCCTCAATACCTCCACCGACGATGTGCGCCGGCTCTTCCTGGTCTACCTTGGGCGGATCAACCAACTCGCCGATCGCCCCGAATTCTATAATCTGCTGGCGAACAGTTGCACGATCAACATCGTGCGTTACGCGAACGCCGTCGGGAGGAGCGGCGGATTTGACATCCGACATCTCTTCAACGGCCTCGTCGACGGTTACCTCTATTACTCGGGCCGGATGGATACGACGCTGCCGTTCGATGAACTGCGCCGACGCTCTCGGATTAACGAGGCGGCACTGGCGGCCGATGGCGCGGCCGATTTCTCGGAGCGAATCAGAGCATCTCTGCCGACGATCTCTCGCTGA
- a CDS encoding ceramidase domain-containing protein, with amino-acid sequence MTISGIVRDRPVLVLYGLMIVSLAALLPLPPLLQDQSYHQFADQRELFGIPNFWNVVSNLSFIAVGAVGLLQVRRKATTIVLFTGLFLTGFGSSYYHLNPNDGTLFWDRLPMTLCFAAILAAVVEERVDASAGAMLLRPLLAIGIFSLLLWRWTDDLRLYAWAQFFPFFALVLILQLFPPKYTGTFYWITAAALYALAKLLEFLDEKIYSAGSILSGHTLKHLAAAAAGFAILRLFQTRRPIDGVA; translated from the coding sequence ATGACAATCAGCGGCATCGTGCGAGACCGTCCCGTATTGGTACTGTATGGTTTGATGATTGTCTCACTCGCGGCGTTGCTGCCGCTTCCGCCGTTGTTGCAGGATCAGAGCTACCATCAGTTCGCCGACCAGCGTGAATTGTTCGGCATACCGAATTTCTGGAACGTGGTCTCGAATCTGTCTTTCATCGCCGTCGGAGCTGTAGGCCTGTTGCAGGTTCGTCGCAAAGCAACAACCATTGTGCTGTTTACGGGGCTGTTTCTAACCGGCTTCGGTTCGTCGTATTACCACTTGAATCCGAATGACGGCACCTTGTTCTGGGACAGGCTGCCGATGACGTTGTGCTTCGCCGCAATCCTTGCCGCCGTCGTCGAGGAGCGCGTGGATGCGAGCGCCGGAGCGATGTTGCTGCGGCCGCTGCTGGCAATCGGGATTTTCAGTCTGCTGCTGTGGCGTTGGACCGATGATTTGCGGCTCTACGCATGGGCGCAATTTTTTCCTTTTTTCGCTTTGGTCCTGATTCTTCAGCTCTTCCCGCCGAAATATACTGGAACATTCTATTGGATCACCGCTGCAGCCCTCTATGCGTTGGCCAAGCTGCTGGAATTCCTTGACGAGAAGATCTATTCGGCTGGCTCGATTCTGAGCGGACATACGCTCAAGCATCTCGCTGCAGCTGCCGCCGGGTTCGCGATCCTCCGACTTTTCCAGACTCGCCGGCCAATCGATGGCGTCGCGTAG
- a CDS encoding metal-dependent hydrolase family protein has protein sequence MTSISRRSFVVALPLIAVGLASAARAQGDPPANASATLFQNVRIFDGKSGSLSAPSSVLVKGNIIERISTAPIAVEPGVVVIAGNGRTLMPGLIDAHWHAMLIRPTPVQSVNGDVGYNNIAAGAEATDTLMRGFTTIRDVGGPIFGLKSAIDSGIVPGPRIYPSGAIITVTSGHGDFRQLSELPRTIGGMLSRMEQVGGSMVADSPDEVRVRVREQLMQGASQIKLTAGGGVSSPFSPIDVVTFTEAELRAAVEAAENWGTYVTVHAFTPAAIQQAIAAGVKCIEHGFLMDEATAKLIAEKGVWLSLQPLPEDLRLGFPVGSVQRAKADEVWPGIARTYEMAKKYKIKTAWGTDVLFSQALAQQQGAILASLVRWYSPAEALAMATGTNAELLALSGKRSPYAGKLGVVEQGALADLLLVDGNPLENINLIADPAKNFKVIMKDGKVYKNTLGG, from the coding sequence ATGACTTCCATCTCCCGACGGAGTTTTGTCGTAGCGCTTCCGCTTATAGCCGTCGGACTGGCCTCCGCGGCTCGCGCGCAAGGCGATCCGCCAGCGAATGCCAGCGCAACGCTGTTCCAGAATGTCCGCATCTTCGATGGCAAGAGCGGTTCGCTCTCCGCGCCGTCCAGTGTGCTCGTCAAGGGCAACATCATTGAACGCATCTCGACGGCGCCTATCGCTGTCGAGCCAGGCGTGGTCGTGATCGCCGGCAATGGCCGAACGCTGATGCCCGGCCTGATCGACGCACACTGGCATGCGATGTTGATACGGCCCACTCCAGTTCAGTCGGTCAACGGTGACGTGGGATACAACAATATCGCGGCGGGCGCTGAGGCGACGGACACGCTGATGCGCGGCTTCACTACGATCCGTGACGTGGGTGGTCCCATATTCGGACTGAAGAGCGCTATTGACTCAGGGATTGTCCCGGGTCCCCGTATTTACCCCTCAGGGGCTATAATCACGGTAACCAGCGGGCACGGGGATTTCCGCCAGCTGTCCGAGCTGCCGCGCACGATCGGCGGCATGCTCAGCCGCATGGAGCAGGTTGGCGGCAGTATGGTCGCCGACAGCCCCGACGAGGTACGCGTCCGCGTCCGCGAGCAACTCATGCAGGGCGCCTCCCAGATCAAACTGACGGCCGGCGGTGGTGTTTCCTCGCCGTTCAGCCCGATCGACGTGGTGACTTTCACGGAAGCGGAACTGCGGGCGGCCGTCGAAGCGGCCGAGAATTGGGGTACCTATGTCACCGTGCACGCCTTTACGCCGGCGGCTATTCAGCAGGCCATTGCCGCTGGTGTGAAGTGTATCGAACATGGCTTCCTGATGGACGAGGCAACCGCCAAGCTGATTGCCGAGAAGGGCGTGTGGTTGAGTCTGCAGCCTCTCCCCGAGGATTTGAGACTGGGCTTTCCGGTAGGCTCAGTCCAACGAGCCAAGGCTGATGAAGTCTGGCCCGGCATAGCCCGGACATACGAGATGGCGAAGAAATACAAAATCAAGACAGCGTGGGGCACCGATGTCCTGTTCTCCCAAGCGCTGGCGCAGCAACAGGGGGCAATTCTGGCCTCGCTTGTCCGTTGGTACAGTCCGGCCGAAGCGCTCGCCATGGCGACCGGGACCAACGCCGAACTGCTGGCCTTGTCAGGCAAACGCAGTCCGTATGCTGGCAAGCTCGGCGTCGTGGAGCAGGGCGCACTTGCCGATCTGCTGCTTGTCGATGGCAATCCGCTGGAGAATATCAACCTGATCGCCGACCCCGCCAAGAACTTCAAGGTCATCATGAAGGACGGCAAGGTCTACAAGAACACGCTCGGCGGTTGA
- a CDS encoding patatin-like phospholipase family protein, producing MSSAIDEATIAARQPVLVDLALQGGGSHGAFTWGVLDRLLEEPWIRIEAISGTSAGAMNAAVLADGWSMGGADGARAALDAYWRRVSRAAAFSPLQRSPLERMMGRWTLDASPVYLAMDLMSRVFSPYDLNPTGFNPLRQVLAESIDFERLATSPIKLFITATNVHTGRGRIFRNGQITPDVLLASACLPTMFRAVEIDGEPYWDGGFAGNPTITPLIRESDAHDTILVQINPRERRNTPKTAGDILDRLNEISFNAPLLKELRMIALLRQAADPGHGEGARWAGMRTHRIMTDRLAEFGASSKLNAEWEFLEMLKVEGRKSAADFLTRHGVDLGSKSSSDLDALLTEC from the coding sequence ATGAGCTCGGCGATCGACGAAGCGACGATAGCGGCGCGCCAACCGGTTCTTGTCGACCTCGCCTTGCAGGGGGGCGGCTCGCACGGCGCATTCACCTGGGGGGTGCTCGACCGGCTGCTCGAAGAGCCGTGGATCAGAATCGAGGCGATCTCGGGAACCTCCGCCGGAGCCATGAATGCGGCGGTGTTGGCGGATGGATGGTCAATGGGCGGCGCCGATGGTGCGCGGGCCGCACTGGACGCATACTGGCGGCGTGTTTCCCGTGCCGCCGCCTTCAGTCCTCTGCAGCGCTCCCCCCTGGAACGGATGATGGGCCGCTGGACGCTCGATGCTTCACCTGTCTATCTCGCCATGGATCTGATGTCGCGTGTATTCTCGCCCTACGACCTCAACCCCACCGGCTTCAACCCGCTTCGCCAGGTGCTGGCCGAAAGTATCGATTTCGAGCGGCTGGCAACATCTCCGATCAAGCTGTTTATCACCGCCACAAACGTGCACACCGGTCGTGGACGAATCTTTCGCAACGGCCAAATCACGCCGGATGTGCTTTTGGCCTCCGCGTGCCTTCCCACGATGTTCCGGGCTGTCGAGATCGACGGTGAGCCCTATTGGGACGGCGGTTTCGCCGGCAATCCCACCATCACGCCTCTTATCCGCGAGAGCGACGCGCATGATACCATCCTGGTTCAAATCAATCCGAGGGAGCGCCGGAACACACCGAAAACAGCAGGCGATATCCTGGACCGCCTCAACGAAATTTCCTTCAACGCGCCGCTCCTGAAGGAGCTGCGCATGATTGCGCTGCTGCGCCAGGCCGCCGATCCCGGACATGGCGAAGGGGCGCGCTGGGCGGGCATGCGAACTCACCGGATCATGACCGACAGACTGGCTGAATTCGGCGCGTCGTCAAAGCTCAACGCCGAATGGGAATTCCTCGAGATGCTCAAGGTGGAGGGCCGAAAGAGCGCCGCCGATTTTCTGACCAGGCACGGCGTTGATCTCGGCAGCAAGTCGAGCTCCGATCTCGATGCGCTGCTGACGGAGTGCTGA
- a CDS encoding AI-2E family transporter, translating into MKADGIPRISTGIAAAVLLLVAVYYGTEVLAPLTLAFFIIAIVWPLQQWLQLRLPALVALAITIIVTAVVCLGFASLAALAFGRVGRSLVADASRYQALYEVAVAWLEDRGVSVAGLWAEHFNTGWLLRAARQVTGRVNTTLTFWLVTLVYVMLGLLEVDDARRKVQALGNQGAARILIDATAATAVKFRKYMLVRTQMSVMTGLLIWALAWITGLQFAAEWGIIAFVLNYIPFIGPLIATLFPTLLEMTQFSTWQAVSGIFLGLNLIQFVVGSYIEPRVSGDVLSISPFVVLFAVFFWTFMWGLVGAFIGVPIVIAILTFCSYHPGSRFIADLLGGPVKAVGSLNRNREAPQGDTAELPK; encoded by the coding sequence ATGAAGGCCGATGGCATACCGAGGATTTCGACTGGCATCGCTGCCGCCGTGCTGCTCCTGGTGGCGGTCTACTACGGCACCGAAGTCCTTGCGCCATTGACGCTCGCCTTCTTCATCATTGCCATTGTCTGGCCGTTGCAGCAGTGGCTGCAACTGCGATTGCCGGCGCTGGTAGCTCTTGCCATCACGATCATTGTTACTGCCGTGGTGTGCCTTGGCTTTGCATCGCTGGCCGCCTTGGCCTTTGGGCGGGTCGGCCGTTCGCTGGTCGCCGACGCGTCGCGCTATCAAGCGCTTTACGAGGTGGCGGTGGCTTGGCTCGAAGATCGGGGAGTCTCAGTCGCCGGCTTATGGGCTGAGCATTTCAATACCGGATGGCTGTTGCGTGCTGCACGGCAGGTCACGGGACGCGTGAACACGACGCTGACTTTCTGGTTGGTAACATTGGTGTATGTCATGCTTGGGTTGCTTGAAGTCGACGATGCTCGACGAAAAGTCCAGGCGCTTGGCAACCAGGGCGCCGCGCGCATTCTGATTGACGCGACTGCCGCGACCGCGGTCAAGTTTCGAAAATACATGCTGGTCAGGACGCAGATGAGCGTCATGACGGGTCTGCTCATTTGGGCGCTCGCATGGATCACCGGGCTTCAGTTTGCGGCCGAGTGGGGAATCATCGCGTTCGTGCTCAACTACATTCCGTTTATCGGTCCTCTCATCGCGACGCTGTTTCCAACCCTGCTCGAAATGACGCAGTTTTCCACGTGGCAGGCGGTATCGGGAATATTCCTTGGCCTGAATTTGATTCAGTTCGTCGTCGGCAGCTACATCGAGCCACGCGTGTCCGGAGACGTGTTGTCTATTTCGCCCTTCGTCGTGCTGTTTGCCGTCTTCTTCTGGACCTTCATGTGGGGATTGGTCGGCGCCTTCATCGGGGTTCCGATCGTCATCGCAATCTTGACATTTTGCAGCTACCACCCGGGCAGTCGATTTATCGCAGATCTGCTCGGAGGGCCTGTGAAAGCTGTTGGTTCCCTGAACAGAAATCGCGAAGCCCCACAAGGCGATACTGCGGAATTGCCGAAATAA
- a CDS encoding twin-arginine translocation pathway signal codes for MPAHLSYRQPISRTALALALLLLGAGLSGCAEMSDSMTSAFADPAKYDLYECKQLEPERKNLANRSAELQGLMAKAQTGVAGPVVAELAYRNEYIAVRGQSKLAEEAWRKNRCQDAKPEVKVEPPVVAPAPVIRGARSSKSGSAVH; via the coding sequence ATGCCTGCACACTTGTCCTATCGCCAGCCGATTTCGCGCACAGCCTTGGCGCTGGCGCTGCTTTTGCTCGGGGCCGGGCTGTCCGGCTGCGCCGAGATGAGCGACAGCATGACGTCGGCGTTCGCCGATCCCGCCAAATACGATCTCTACGAGTGCAAGCAGCTCGAGCCGGAACGCAAGAACCTGGCGAACCGTTCGGCGGAGCTGCAGGGCCTGATGGCGAAGGCCCAAACCGGCGTCGCCGGGCCCGTGGTGGCCGAACTCGCCTATCGCAACGAATACATCGCGGTGCGCGGCCAGTCGAAACTGGCCGAGGAAGCCTGGCGCAAGAACAGGTGCCAGGACGCGAAGCCGGAAGTGAAGGTTGAGCCGCCGGTGGTGGCGCCGGCGCCGGTGATCCGCGGTGCTCGTTCGTCGAAGTCCGGCAGCGCGGTTCATTAG
- a CDS encoding FAD-dependent monooxygenase: MAATRTIVVAGAGIGGLTAALALAAKGFRVVVMEKAERLEEAGAGLQLSPNASRILVDLGLKPRLAGRAVTPESINIMSARAGGEIARLPLGEAASFRAGAPYWVIHRADLQAALQAAVNEHPDIDLRLGCQFEDVTAHAKGLTVVQRRGNARQQELAVALIGADGIWSSVRHHLFPEVQPQFSGLIAWRGTLDATALPREYTSARVQLWMGSNAHLVAYPISGGRQINVVAVVPGTWNRPGWSAPGEANDIKGAFASRWPATARMLVNAVDEWRRWALFTVPDFGEWSAGSIALLGDAAHAMLPFAAQGAGMAIEDAAVLAKALGDSAGDNTAGIPAALKRYGKSRRARVLQVQRAARQQGRIYHLAGPLALARDLAIKTMGPQRMLARQDWIYDWRV; encoded by the coding sequence GCGCTTGCCGCCAAGGGCTTTCGCGTCGTCGTGATGGAGAAGGCCGAACGGCTGGAGGAAGCCGGCGCCGGCCTGCAGCTTTCGCCCAACGCCAGCCGCATCCTGGTCGACCTCGGGCTTAAGCCGCGGCTCGCCGGCCGTGCCGTGACGCCCGAATCCATCAACATCATGAGCGCGCGGGCCGGCGGCGAGATCGCCCGCCTGCCGCTCGGCGAAGCCGCGTCGTTTCGCGCCGGCGCGCCCTATTGGGTGATCCACCGCGCCGATCTGCAGGCCGCCCTCCAGGCCGCGGTCAACGAGCACCCCGATATCGATTTGCGGCTCGGCTGCCAGTTCGAGGACGTGACCGCGCATGCCAAGGGGCTGACGGTGGTGCAGCGCCGCGGCAATGCACGGCAGCAGGAACTGGCAGTGGCGCTGATCGGGGCCGACGGCATCTGGTCTTCTGTGCGGCATCATCTGTTCCCGGAGGTGCAGCCGCAATTCTCCGGACTGATCGCCTGGCGCGGCACGCTCGATGCGACCGCGCTGCCGCGCGAATATACTTCGGCGCGGGTGCAGCTCTGGATGGGATCGAATGCGCATCTCGTCGCCTACCCGATCTCCGGCGGGCGTCAGATCAACGTCGTCGCTGTCGTGCCGGGCACCTGGAACAGGCCGGGCTGGAGTGCTCCCGGCGAAGCCAACGACATCAAGGGTGCGTTCGCGTCGCGCTGGCCCGCGACCGCGCGGATGCTGGTCAATGCGGTCGACGAATGGCGGCGATGGGCGCTGTTCACGGTGCCGGATTTCGGCGAATGGAGCGCGGGCTCGATCGCCCTGCTCGGCGACGCCGCGCACGCGATGCTGCCGTTTGCAGCCCAAGGCGCCGGCATGGCGATCGAGGATGCCGCGGTGCTCGCCAAGGCACTCGGCGACAGCGCCGGCGACAACACAGCGGGCATCCCGGCGGCCTTGAAGCGCTACGGCAAATCGCGGCGCGCCCGCGTGCTGCAGGTGCAGCGCGCCGCGCGACAGCAGGGCCGCATCTATCATCTCGCCGGACCGCTGGCGCTGGCCCGCGACCTCGCCATCAAGACCATGGGCCCGCAACGCATGCTGGCGCGCCAGGACTGGATCTACGACTGGCGGGTGTGA